The genomic interval TACAAATCAGAAAAACAGCGAGATTATTTTCTCGATTCAGTTTGACCCAACAAGTCTGGAAAACAAAGTAGTAGGTCATGGTCAGAACCTTTTCTTTGGCTGGCGGATATTCCGCGAACCCGGATTTTACGATGGGGAATATGCAGTATATAGCAGAAGGACCAGCGATTTTATGCCAACCCAGTTTCTTTACACCCTATACAACACGGCAAAAGACACACGTTATGACGGTACTTTTTTAAGTCAGTTTTATGCCGTGCGGGATGACAAACTTGGTGCTAATGATATTAAAAAAGGGGACCTCCGGTTTTACTTCCCATATCCCGACCGTCCTTTTACAGCCCAGGATTCGGTTGCTTTGAAAGCTGCAAATCCCAATGTTGAAATCGTGCGATTTGAAAGATGGAAACAGGATTTCCAGGGAATAGGCGGGGCATTGAAATTCCCGATGATCAACAAATTCTTCGATCCGCTGGCCAGTTTTCCCAACAATAACGAGGTCGGTTACAGCTCAACCCGCGATGTCTTTTTGTTCCGTTTCGCTGAAACTTACCTGCTGGCTGCCGAAGCTTATTTCAAGTTGGGGCAATTGGATAAAGCAGCTGAAAAAATCAATGTTGTCCGCAAACGTGCTGCCGCAGCAGGACAGAGTCTGGACATTACAGCAGCGGAAGTAACGATCGATTTTATTTTGGACGAACGCGCAAGAGAGCTGGCAGGTGAATACAAACGCTGGCTGGATCTGAAACGTACCCGCAAACTGGGCCGCGCTTTTGAACATAATATCCTGACAAAACTTGCCAATCCGGGCGGCGTAATCGACAAATATTACCTAAGGCCAATTCCTCAGACGGTCATTGACAGGGATACAGAAGGATATCCGCAGAATCCGAGTTATTGAAGTTAAATGATATTTTGCTGTCACCCAGAGCCTGTTCTGGGTGACAGTAATGGAACGAAAAAAGCGCTCTGGTTTACAACCCTAAATTTATTTTCATTAATGAAAGCCCTAGTGAAGTTCTTCTTGTGTTTCCTGATTTTGTTAACGCATGAAACTTCATATGCCCAAACAAAACCAATTTTGGCCGATGAAAAGCCTTCAGAAGAAAGTTATATCAAATTTGACGATACCAGAAACATTACCTGGCCAGCCGATTTTAAAGTCGTTGAAAATGTTTCCGGAATGGATCAGAGCGTTCAAAAATCTTACTTCTACAAAACAAAATCGGCTGAACCAAAACCGCTGATTGTTTCACTGCACACGTGGAGTGGGGATTACACACAGAAAGATGACGTTGCAGCGATATGCAAAGAGAAAGACGTAAACTACATTCATCCTGATTTTCGTGGTGCCAATGTAATTACCAGCGCTTGTTGTAGTGAACTGGCATTAGCGGATATTGATGATGCGATCAGCTACGCAATCAAAAATGCCAAAGTTGACACTGCGAAAATATATGTCATTGGCGTAAGCGGTGGCGGTTATGCGACGCTTGCCACTTTTATGAAATCAAAACATCGTATCAGGAAGTTTTCGGTATGGGCTTCGATTTCCGATTTGACGGCGTGGTATCATGAAAGCACAATATTGGGAAATAAATACGCAAAAAACATTTTAAATTGCACGGGTTCTCAAAGTGAGTTGAATGTAAAAAATGCCCGGTACAAATCACCTTTGTATATGCCTGGCCCTGGCAAAAACCGGGAGGGTGCAACACTGTATATTTTCGCAGGCATTTATGATGGCATTCAGGGCAGTGTACCTATTACGCACTCCATTAATTTTTACAATAAGCTTTTAACTGACTTGTCCGTGGCTGACAAATCCCAATATGTTTCGGATGCTGAAAAACTGAATCTGCTTGAATTTCGGCGTCCGTTGGGAGCACTGGGGACAATAGGTGGTAGAAAAATTTGTCTGCAAAAAGAATACGAAAATTTTAAACTAACCATTTTTGAAGGCAATCACGAAATGCTTTCAACCTTCGCTGTCGAGCAATTATTGGATCAGTAAGTTTCGGACAATGAGTGTATTATAAGACAAAATTATTTGTTAAGTAAATGATAACCAGATACATATTTATACTTTTCTTTTTGATTTCAAGCCACTTGCCGGCTCAGTCTGTAAACCCAACTTCGGTAAAGCCGAATATTTTTACTTTGGGTGATAGCAACGGCACTTATCCGCACAGCTGGCCTCAGCAGCTGGCTTCGGCCATTCCCGGTGCACAGGTTTTTAACATCAGCAAAAGTGGAAGGACAATTGGTTTTCTCAATTTGGGTGATAGTACTTTAAATTCCCTTTTTGTAATAGACCAAAATCTTAAAAAAGCAGCTGAATTTACCGGAGAGCGACCGTACGATTTTGTGATTTTGGAGCTCGGTACAAATGACGCCAAAAACGTTTTCGCCGCCTTGCAACATGAAGTCTCTTTGAACTTGGAAAAGCTCGTAACGAAAATCAAAAACAGTCCATATCCGGTGATCAGCAAGGCGAAAATCATCATTATTTCGCCACCGCCATATGGTTCAAAAGCGCTGGGCACGGATAAATATGCTGGTGGAGATGATCGCGTCAAACAAATGAGCACGGAATTCGAAAAAGTAGCACATCGTAATGGTTGTATTTTTATAAATGGCTATAAAACCATTGGGCATCATATAGAAACCATGACCACAGACGGGCTTCACCTGGATTCTGCCGGTTCAAGGGCATTAATTGAACCCATTCTTAATATCATTTATTAGTAAATTTTAACCACATGAAACAACGAATTGTTGCCATTTTATTCTGCGCTTCATTATTGCTTGCCTATATCGCGCAAGCGGAGGTTCCTACCGTCAAATTGAAAGTGAAGGCACATTTTGCTATGCCCGATATTCTGGTTCCGGATTTTAGCAAAAGTAAAAAACTGCTTATTACGGATTTTGGAGCAGTACAGGGAGATAAAATAAAAACATCGCAGGCTATTGCAAAAGCCACTACGGAAGCGAATAAGCTTGGCGGAGGAATCGTTGTGATTCCCGAAGGCGAATGGCTGACCGGAAAAATTCACCTTAAAAGCAATGTTAACCTGCATTTAAATAAAGGTGCTGTTTTACTATTTTCAGAAAATCCGGATGACTATTTGCCGGCTGTCCACAGTACATGGGAAGGTCTGGAATGTCTTAATTATTCCCCGCTGATTTATGCTTACGAGTGTAAAAACATTGCTATTACCGGCGAAGGAGAGTTAAAAGCCAAACTCGATGTATGGAAAGAATGGTATGCACGTCCGAAGCCGCATATGGAAAGTATCAAGCGTCTGTACAATCTGGCTGCTGCTTATACGCCTGTCGATGAGCGCCAAATGGTGAATGATACTGCCCATCTTCGCCCGCAGTTTATCCAGTTTAACAGGAGCGAAAATATTTTGTTAGAAGGCGTTACCATTACAAACAGTCCCTTCTGGACGATCCATCCTTATCTATCCAAAAATGTGGTAATCCGGAAAGTAAAAGTATATGCGCATGGACATAACAATGATGGTGTAGATCCCGAAATGAGCCAGAATGTGTTGATAGAAGATTGCGTTTTTGACCAGGGAGATGATGCTATTGCTATCAAATCGGGGCGAAATCCGGAAGGATGGCGGTTGAAAACGCCTTCAAAAAACATTGTGATCCGTAACTGTATTGTTAAAAACGGACATCAGCTGGTTGCGATCGGAAGTGAACTTTCCGGCGGAATTGAAAACGTGGATATCAGCAATTGTCAGGTAATTGATGGTGCGAAACTGAATCATTTGTTATTTATCAAAACCAATGAACGCATGGGCGGATACGTGAAAAACATTTACGCGTCGAATCTCACAGCGGGTAAAATTGATCTCGGTGTACTCGGTATTGAAACCGACGTATTGTATCAATGGCGGACTTTGGTACCAACTACGATCCGCAAACTCACGCCGATCTCGGATGTTTATTTGAGCAATATTACTGTCAAAGATGTACAGTTTGAATCCAGAATATTAGGCCAAAAAGAGTTGCCTGTCAAAAATGTATCCATGAAAAATATTGTCACCAATACGATACACGACAAAAAAGAAATTCACGAAAACGTGCTCAACTTCCAGAATTGAGAGCATTTAAATACAAACCCCTTTACATGAAAATGAAGATATCAAGGTTTATTGCGGCATTTATCCTGATCGCAACGGGGAATCAATATGCCGCAAATGCATCACAGTTTGATCTCGTAACGGCACAAAATAAAGTATCAATTTATTACCAAAAAGGAGATACGAAACTTGATTCCATTGCGGCGAATTTGCTGGCCTCTGATATCCAGTTAGTGAGCGGATATCTGCCAAAAGTTTACAACGATATTTCGACTGCAAAGGGAAATGTTATCATCATTGGCCGGGCGGATTCGGAGTTAATTATGGGTTTTGGAAACAAAGCTGTTGATCAGAGTTTGAAAGGAAAGTGGGAATCTTACTCACTCAGAATTCTTGTAAGACCTTCAAAGAACATTTCCAACGCGCTGGTGATTGCGGGAAGTGATGCACGGGGAACGGCATACGGTGTGTTTTCCATTTCGGAAAAAATAGGAGTGACGCCCTGGTATTGGTGGGCTGACGCAACACCGAAAACCCAGAAATCGCTTTCTCTTAATATTGAAGATTTTACCTCAAAAGCACCTTCGGTTAAGTTCAGAGGCATTTTTATCAATGACGAAGACTGGGGATTACAGCCCTGGGCGGCCAAAACTTTTGAACCTGAAACAAAAGATATCGGCCCGAAAACGTATACGAAAGTTTTTGAACTGCTCCTGCGCCTCAAAGCAAATCTGATCTGGCCGGCCATGCACCCGAGTACAAAAGCATTTTACCATTATCCGGGCAATATCAAAGCGGCCGAAGATTATCAGATTGTAGTCGGCTCTTCACACGCAGAACCGATGCTCAGAAACAATGTAAGTGAATGGGACGAAAAAAGCATGGGGCACTTTAATTACCTGACAAACAGGAAGAAAGTTGACGAATATTGGGAATCGCGGATTAAAGAGAGCAGTAAGGTCAACGGCATTTATACAACCGGAATGCGTGGGATTCACGACGGCGAAATTCAGGGCGTGAAAACGATGGAGGAAACTGTTCCGTTGCTGGATACGATTATAACTTCGCAACGGAATATGCTTAAAAAGTATGTAAATGCGGATATTACCAAAGTGCCGCAGGTATTCACACCCTACAAAGAAGTACTCGAAATATATGATGCTGGCCTGAAAGTGCCGGATGATATTACCCTGGTGTGGCCGGACGATAATTATGGATACATTCAGCGGCTAAGTAACGCAGAAGAAAATAAAAGAGCAGGCGGTTCGGGTGTTTATTATCATGTGTCTTATTGGGGCAGGCCTCACGATTATTTGTGGCTGGGTACGTCGCATCCTGCACATATTCGCGAAGAAATGACCAAAGCTTATGCAATGAACGCGAGACAGTTATGGGTGTTGAATGTGGGTGATATCAAGCCTAATGAATATTCCACGCAACTTTTTATGGACATGGCTTATGATATAAAGCCATTTGAAGAATCTGTCTTTTCTTTCACCCATTTGCAAAATTGGTTGACCACAATTTTTGGAAATAAAACATCAGTTTCTGTTGCCAAGGCACTTTGGAAATATTACGACCTGGCTTTTGAGCGCAAGCCCGAATATATGGGTTGGAGCCGGACGGAGCCAACTACGGAAGTGAATTTCACTGCGTACAATCACAACTATTACAACGATCAGGCCCAACTTAGAATTGATGCTTACGATCAGTTGGCGGCGGATGTCGAAGCTATCAGTGCCAATATCCAGCCAAAAGACAAGGATGCTTTTTTCGAATTGGTAGCCTATCCGGTTAAAGGAGCGACGTTGATGAATAAGAAATTCCTATATCGAGACAAAGCTTATTTGTATACCAAACAGGGCAGATTGAGTGCTCAATCGTATGCTTCGTTATCTAATGAAGTGTATGAAAAAATCGCCGATGAAACTAAATTCTATAACACAAAACTGGCAGACGGAAAGTGGCAGGGCATGATGGATATGTTTCCAAGAGAGCTTCCGGTTTTTAAATTACCCGTTTTTGATTTGCCCAAAACAAAAAATTTACCTGCTTTTCGTGCGCTACCAGAAGGTTACAAAAATGTTGATTCCAGTTCAAATTCCACAATTCAGCATCAGTTTTCGCTTCCTGAATTTAATAAATGGAACAAGCCGAAATATTTCATCGACGTATTTTTATGTCGGAATGAAAAAAAGACTTTTACTGTAAATTCTTCTGAAAACTGGATAAAAATAAGTGCTGTAAAAGGGGAATTAACTCCGGACGGATTGAACAGTCAGCAGCGTATTTGGGTGGAAATCGACTGGGTTAAAGCACCGGTTCAGAAGTTGTTAAAAGGAAATATTATTGTCAAAACGGATGATGATCAATATGAATTTAATGTAGCAGCCAACAATGCCGGAACGCAGGATCTCGAAAGTTTTAAGGGCCACATTGAAGCCAATCATTATTTGTCAATCAATGCTGTTGACTACACAAACATTAAAAACACCAGATCCCGCCAGTGGAGCATCGTGGATGGATTGGGTTCCAATGGCAAAGCTCTGGAAGCATTGCCATTGATTGAAAAACCAGCTGATGGTGATTTGGATACAATGAAAGTGAAAAGCAATCCCTCGGTTGAATACGATTTTTACACGTTCCATCAGGCAACTGCAAACCTTACGATTTCTTCGTTACCTACGTATCCGCTCAACAAAAATTTTGAATTGCGATACGGCATCAGCATTGATGGCGGTCCGGTAAACATATTCAATTTCAAAACTTTTGGCCGAAGCGACGAGTGGAAAAATAATGTATTGAGCAACTCAGCTCAACGTACTTTGAAGGTGCAGGATCTGAAAGCGGGCAAACACAAACTGACAATCCATATGATCGATCCGGGAGTGATTTTGACGCATATTTTTATTGACCTGGGCGTTGCTCAGCCGTTTTACGGATTGCTTCCTTCAAGCTATAACAACACAGTTATTAGCAGTAAATAACCACTTATGAAATTTGTCACAATTCTTCTTTTCTTCTTCGTTTTGCATACCAGCAATTGTTTGGCACAGAAACCAAAACAGTATGACGCGATCTATTCCGGTACTCCCTGGTTTGACGATAAGGGAAACATCGTAAGTGCTCACGGAGCCAACATTGTGAAAGAAAATGGCCGGTACTTCCTGTTTGGTGAGGCGCATTCGGATACCAGCAACGCGTTTGCCGGGTTCAATTGTTACTCATCGGCTGATTTATACAACTGGAAATTTGAGCGTGTAGCACTCGCTCCGCAAGCAAACGGAAAGCTGGGGCCAAACCGGGTAGGGGAGCGCGTGAAAGTAATGAAGTGTCCTGATACAGAAGAATTTATAATGTATATGCATGTTGATACGCTTGGCTATAAAGACCAGTTCGTGGGTTATGCAACATCCGGAACAATTACGGGACCTTATGTTTTTCAGGGACCGTTACTATTTGATGGTCAGCCAATTAGGAAATGGGATATGGGCATTTTTCAGGATCAGGACGGATCGGGTTATGTGCTGATACATGGCGGCGAAATTTACAAGCTCAACAA from Dyadobacter sp. NIV53 carries:
- a CDS encoding RagB/SusD family nutrient uptake outer membrane protein, whose amino-acid sequence is MKKIFYTLIIAAAVGLASCNEFLTEENISGVTSENFYVDAAGYEKLVNSCYSSLRDIYKTDPKLFAWGTDTETRGEIESVSGTVGDRVVRATQLNEYKTLSSDNSGVNEIFSALYAGIQRCNTAINRANGIPGLAEATKNKRVAEVRFIRAYFYYLLVENFGGIPIVEDEINTPVTHFVPNSEQEVYDFIVQDLNASAGTVDATTTEFGRITQGAVKHLLSLIHLTRGYKTFAAGDDFAKSAQYAEEVIAGGTYSLLPSFADVFKSTNQKNSEIIFSIQFDPTSLENKVVGHGQNLFFGWRIFREPGFYDGEYAVYSRRTSDFMPTQFLYTLYNTAKDTRYDGTFLSQFYAVRDDKLGANDIKKGDLRFYFPYPDRPFTAQDSVALKAANPNVEIVRFERWKQDFQGIGGALKFPMINKFFDPLASFPNNNEVGYSSTRDVFLFRFAETYLLAAEAYFKLGQLDKAAEKINVVRKRAAAAGQSLDITAAEVTIDFILDERARELAGEYKRWLDLKRTRKLGRAFEHNILTKLANPGGVIDKYYLRPIPQTVIDRDTEGYPQNPSY
- a CDS encoding S9 family peptidase, coding for MADEKPSEESYIKFDDTRNITWPADFKVVENVSGMDQSVQKSYFYKTKSAEPKPLIVSLHTWSGDYTQKDDVAAICKEKDVNYIHPDFRGANVITSACCSELALADIDDAISYAIKNAKVDTAKIYVIGVSGGGYATLATFMKSKHRIRKFSVWASISDLTAWYHESTILGNKYAKNILNCTGSQSELNVKNARYKSPLYMPGPGKNREGATLYIFAGIYDGIQGSVPITHSINFYNKLLTDLSVADKSQYVSDAEKLNLLEFRRPLGALGTIGGRKICLQKEYENFKLTIFEGNHEMLSTFAVEQLLDQ
- a CDS encoding GDSL-type esterase/lipase family protein translates to MITRYIFILFFLISSHLPAQSVNPTSVKPNIFTLGDSNGTYPHSWPQQLASAIPGAQVFNISKSGRTIGFLNLGDSTLNSLFVIDQNLKKAAEFTGERPYDFVILELGTNDAKNVFAALQHEVSLNLEKLVTKIKNSPYPVISKAKIIIISPPPYGSKALGTDKYAGGDDRVKQMSTEFEKVAHRNGCIFINGYKTIGHHIETMTTDGLHLDSAGSRALIEPILNIIY
- a CDS encoding glycoside hydrolase family 28 protein, whose product is MKQRIVAILFCASLLLAYIAQAEVPTVKLKVKAHFAMPDILVPDFSKSKKLLITDFGAVQGDKIKTSQAIAKATTEANKLGGGIVVIPEGEWLTGKIHLKSNVNLHLNKGAVLLFSENPDDYLPAVHSTWEGLECLNYSPLIYAYECKNIAITGEGELKAKLDVWKEWYARPKPHMESIKRLYNLAAAYTPVDERQMVNDTAHLRPQFIQFNRSENILLEGVTITNSPFWTIHPYLSKNVVIRKVKVYAHGHNNDGVDPEMSQNVLIEDCVFDQGDDAIAIKSGRNPEGWRLKTPSKNIVIRNCIVKNGHQLVAIGSELSGGIENVDISNCQVIDGAKLNHLLFIKTNERMGGYVKNIYASNLTAGKIDLGVLGIETDVLYQWRTLVPTTIRKLTPISDVYLSNITVKDVQFESRILGQKELPVKNVSMKNIVTNTIHDKKEIHENVLNFQN
- a CDS encoding glycosyl hydrolase 115 family protein, whose amino-acid sequence is MKMKISRFIAAFILIATGNQYAANASQFDLVTAQNKVSIYYQKGDTKLDSIAANLLASDIQLVSGYLPKVYNDISTAKGNVIIIGRADSELIMGFGNKAVDQSLKGKWESYSLRILVRPSKNISNALVIAGSDARGTAYGVFSISEKIGVTPWYWWADATPKTQKSLSLNIEDFTSKAPSVKFRGIFINDEDWGLQPWAAKTFEPETKDIGPKTYTKVFELLLRLKANLIWPAMHPSTKAFYHYPGNIKAAEDYQIVVGSSHAEPMLRNNVSEWDEKSMGHFNYLTNRKKVDEYWESRIKESSKVNGIYTTGMRGIHDGEIQGVKTMEETVPLLDTIITSQRNMLKKYVNADITKVPQVFTPYKEVLEIYDAGLKVPDDITLVWPDDNYGYIQRLSNAEENKRAGGSGVYYHVSYWGRPHDYLWLGTSHPAHIREEMTKAYAMNARQLWVLNVGDIKPNEYSTQLFMDMAYDIKPFEESVFSFTHLQNWLTTIFGNKTSVSVAKALWKYYDLAFERKPEYMGWSRTEPTTEVNFTAYNHNYYNDQAQLRIDAYDQLAADVEAISANIQPKDKDAFFELVAYPVKGATLMNKKFLYRDKAYLYTKQGRLSAQSYASLSNEVYEKIADETKFYNTKLADGKWQGMMDMFPRELPVFKLPVFDLPKTKNLPAFRALPEGYKNVDSSSNSTIQHQFSLPEFNKWNKPKYFIDVFLCRNEKKTFTVNSSENWIKISAVKGELTPDGLNSQQRIWVEIDWVKAPVQKLLKGNIIVKTDDDQYEFNVAANNAGTQDLESFKGHIEANHYLSINAVDYTNIKNTRSRQWSIVDGLGSNGKALEALPLIEKPADGDLDTMKVKSNPSVEYDFYTFHQATANLTISSLPTYPLNKNFELRYGISIDGGPVNIFNFKTFGRSDEWKNNVLSNSAQRTLKVQDLKAGKHKLTIHMIDPGVILTHIFIDLGVAQPFYGLLPSSYNNTVISSK